In Pseudothermotoga sp., one genomic interval encodes:
- the rbsK gene encoding ribokinase has protein sequence MIAVVGSNNVDLVLTVDHFTEPGETQRCISYNRFPGGKGANQAVACKKLGASVYFLTCVGNDGNGDFSYKTLLDAGLEKGLVRVELPNGFAMIEVTREGKNRIIIFPGANASMNVELVQKHLDELLNADILLLQNEIPFDVNLEIARKFKQKGKFVIFDPAPASNIDGEIFKYVDIITPNEAEAQQITGKQGESAAETLLEMGCSNVLLKLGEKGCLFVGHLGRYKLDAFKVKAVDTTAAGDIFNAAFAVWYEKTEDVYDSLRFASAAAAISVTRLGAQSSIPSFEEVIRFLKEQSVKG, from the coding sequence ATGATCGCAGTGGTTGGAAGTAACAACGTTGATCTGGTTTTGACCGTGGATCACTTCACAGAACCTGGAGAAACTCAAAGATGCATTTCTTACAACCGCTTTCCGGGAGGTAAAGGTGCCAACCAAGCGGTTGCTTGCAAGAAACTCGGGGCAAGTGTCTACTTTTTAACGTGTGTAGGAAACGATGGAAATGGAGATTTTTCGTATAAAACTCTGCTCGATGCTGGCCTTGAGAAAGGCCTTGTTCGTGTCGAGCTTCCGAACGGTTTTGCGATGATTGAGGTCACACGTGAAGGAAAAAACAGAATAATCATCTTCCCAGGTGCCAACGCTTCAATGAATGTCGAATTGGTTCAGAAGCATCTCGACGAACTTTTGAACGCCGATATCTTGCTCCTTCAGAACGAAATACCGTTCGATGTGAACCTGGAGATAGCAAGAAAATTCAAACAAAAAGGAAAGTTCGTCATATTTGATCCTGCGCCAGCGAGCAACATCGATGGGGAAATCTTCAAATACGTCGATATCATAACTCCCAACGAGGCTGAAGCTCAACAGATCACTGGAAAACAAGGGGAATCCGCCGCTGAGACTCTCCTCGAAATGGGATGCTCCAATGTTCTATTGAAACTTGGAGAAAAAGGTTGCCTCTTCGTTGGGCATCTGGGGAGATACAAACTTGACGCGTTCAAAGTGAAAGCTGTCGACACAACAGCCGCGGGTGACATATTCAACGCTGCATTCGCTGTTTGGTACGAGAAAACCGAAGATGTTTATGACTCTCTTCGTTTTGCTTCAGCGGCCGCCGCAATAAGTGTCACAAGACTCGGTGCACAGAGTTCTATTCCATCTTTTGAGGAAGTGATACGGTTTCTGAAAGAGCAGAGTGTGAAGGGATGA
- a CDS encoding radical SAM protein encodes MVQELFVKKLATPTKIPIARYVVNPYIGCEHGCLYCYARFIGPFKKMAGVWGKDIFVKVNAVEIFEREMPHLKGPILLSSVCDPYQPLEERYQLTRRILELINSHFKSAHILTKSSLVLRDIDLLIDSNVKVTITITTDDDRVRRILEPNASPIEERFEALSQLKRAGVDVSVFVGPILPMNPEKLARELSKYVDKVSIDGMNYTWQVERIYQKYGWARWLRKETMNAVANVFRNFLEVV; translated from the coding sequence ATGGTGCAGGAGCTGTTCGTCAAAAAGTTGGCAACCCCAACAAAGATTCCCATAGCGAGATACGTTGTCAACCCATACATCGGTTGTGAGCATGGTTGTTTGTACTGTTATGCAAGATTCATAGGTCCTTTCAAGAAAATGGCAGGTGTTTGGGGTAAAGATATCTTCGTGAAAGTCAATGCCGTTGAAATCTTCGAAAGAGAAATGCCACATTTGAAGGGACCGATACTCCTTTCAAGCGTGTGTGATCCATACCAACCACTAGAAGAGCGCTACCAACTGACACGCAGAATTTTAGAACTGATCAACTCTCATTTCAAATCGGCTCATATCCTAACAAAATCGAGCCTCGTTTTGAGAGACATCGATCTCTTGATCGATTCGAATGTAAAAGTCACCATCACCATCACGACCGATGATGATAGAGTCAGACGAATTTTAGAACCGAACGCGAGCCCCATAGAAGAAAGATTTGAAGCACTCTCACAGTTGAAAAGAGCTGGTGTAGACGTATCCGTTTTCGTTGGTCCGATTCTGCCCATGAACCCCGAAAAACTGGCCAGGGAACTGTCGAAATATGTGGACAAGGTATCGATCGATGGGATGAACTACACTTGGCAGGTTGAAAGAATTTACCAAAAATATGGTTGGGCAAGGTGGCTCAGGAAAGAAACCATGAATGCTGTTGCGAACGTGTTCAGAAACTTCCTCGAAGTCGTGTGA
- a CDS encoding ROK family protein encodes MSRIRNSSFLRSSNLRVVLREILKHQPISKAALAKKLQVGHSTVAQLLKPLIDQKIVVETMLGVSTGGRPPMLLKIDSEAVLGIVVDLSSHRVRIALMNCALETIDVGHVELSEDIYTGLESIVRESKRLLESINRARMLGMCVAISGVMNPETGKISSSLIKGLETVRLADYLKSALEIPVFIENDANLSALGEFMKMDKETSNMFYIHMGEGLGGGLIIDRSIFRGDRGYAGEIGRIVYNTEPFETVGDAYAKMLKKENLSEDDIVRLLSTIVLNVVSTLDVTHFVVGGTGVNITDKILSQVERTVKDNFYGFDIEIRKSTNNPVLTGAMEYLVEKSLANFHF; translated from the coding sequence ATGAGCAGGATAAGGAACTCTTCATTCCTCAGGTCGAGCAACTTGAGAGTTGTGCTCAGAGAAATTTTAAAGCATCAACCCATATCCAAAGCGGCGCTTGCGAAGAAACTGCAAGTTGGTCATTCAACTGTGGCTCAACTTTTGAAACCTTTGATCGACCAGAAGATAGTTGTAGAAACAATGTTGGGTGTTTCAACGGGCGGTCGCCCACCTATGCTCTTGAAAATCGATTCCGAAGCAGTTTTAGGAATAGTGGTTGATCTATCTAGCCACAGAGTCAGAATAGCTCTCATGAACTGTGCACTGGAAACGATCGATGTTGGCCACGTTGAGTTGAGTGAAGATATTTATACTGGCCTCGAATCGATCGTGCGAGAATCGAAGCGGTTGCTCGAAAGCATCAACCGAGCGAGGATGCTCGGCATGTGTGTCGCGATCTCTGGAGTTATGAATCCAGAGACTGGCAAGATAAGCAGTAGTTTGATCAAAGGTTTAGAAACGGTGAGATTGGCAGACTACTTAAAATCAGCGTTAGAAATACCGGTGTTCATCGAAAACGATGCGAATCTATCGGCTCTGGGGGAGTTCATGAAAATGGACAAGGAGACGAGCAACATGTTCTACATCCACATGGGTGAAGGGCTAGGCGGTGGCTTGATAATCGATAGAAGCATATTCCGCGGTGATAGAGGTTACGCTGGAGAGATCGGTAGGATCGTTTACAACACCGAGCCATTCGAGACCGTTGGTGATGCATACGCGAAGATGTTGAAGAAAGAGAATCTCAGCGAAGATGATATTGTCAGATTGCTCTCCACGATAGTTTTGAATGTGGTATCCACTCTTGACGTGACACATTTCGTGGTCGGAGGAACGGGAGTCAATATCACCGATAAGATCCTCTCACAGGTTGAAAGAACGGTCAAGGACAATTTCTATGGTTTCGATATCGAGATAAGAAAATCCACCAATAACCCTGTCCTAACAGGGGCTATGGAATACTTGGTTGAGAAAAGCTTGGCAAATTTTCATTTCTGA
- a CDS encoding nucleoside hydrolase — protein MQIVLDCDPGHDDAFAILLAAASKEIELLGVTTVVGNSYLENTTNNARRILDLFDIDVPVFAGAAKPLIRNIVVAPNIHGQSGLDGAEIPPAKRKIEKMHAVDFIADMVEKYEGVVLVPTGPLTNIAIFLLKYPKLAHRVSKIVLMGGGIAFGNVTPVAEFNIFADPEAAKIVFRSGIPIVMAPLDLTHQVVATEAEASRLRTFGPKFEILADLLMFFKSTYKKIFNIDGAILHDPCTVMYLIHPEIFESKEYFVDVETKGELTYGQTVVDLWRTTGNQPNAEILLKVDRERFFEILFEKLRSLEGGR, from the coding sequence TTGCAAATCGTACTAGATTGTGATCCGGGACATGACGATGCATTCGCAATATTACTTGCTGCTGCGTCGAAGGAGATCGAATTGCTTGGTGTTACAACGGTTGTGGGGAATTCGTATCTTGAGAACACCACCAACAACGCGCGGAGGATCTTGGATTTGTTCGACATCGACGTTCCTGTGTTCGCTGGTGCAGCCAAACCTTTGATTAGGAACATCGTGGTGGCTCCGAACATACATGGTCAATCTGGGTTAGATGGAGCGGAGATCCCACCGGCGAAGAGAAAGATCGAGAAAATGCACGCAGTTGATTTCATCGCAGATATGGTTGAAAAATACGAAGGAGTAGTTCTCGTACCGACCGGTCCTCTCACGAACATCGCGATCTTTCTTTTGAAGTATCCAAAGCTTGCCCACAGGGTGAGCAAGATCGTGCTCATGGGTGGAGGTATCGCTTTTGGTAATGTCACGCCCGTTGCTGAGTTCAACATCTTTGCCGATCCAGAAGCGGCGAAGATAGTTTTCAGATCTGGAATACCTATAGTGATGGCCCCACTGGATCTGACCCATCAAGTTGTGGCGACGGAGGCTGAAGCGAGCAGATTGAGAACTTTTGGACCGAAATTCGAAATACTTGCAGATTTGTTGATGTTCTTCAAGTCCACTTACAAAAAAATTTTCAACATCGATGGAGCGATTCTGCACGATCCATGCACTGTGATGTATTTGATACATCCAGAAATTTTTGAATCTAAGGAATACTTCGTGGACGTCGAAACGAAAGGTGAACTGACGTACGGTCAAACGGTCGTCGATCTATGGAGGACCACTGGTAATCAACCCAACGCTGAGATCCTTCTGAAAGTCGATAGGGAGAGATTCTTTGAAATTCTTTTCGAAAAACTTCGCTCCCTAGAGGGAGGTAGATGA
- a CDS encoding YjjG family noncanonical pyrimidine nucleotidase has protein sequence MNLSYRMVYFDLDGTLLDFARSEREALTAVFSTHGAFLTEKEIETYVEINKKWWRFFSEGRFSKEEIVVARFKEFISLLGRSDLDAQEISWQYLRKLSQTAHFLPGAETFLERMKASGFRMAVLTNGVQMVQENRAKLLKLERFFEFILTSEVAGKPKPDPTMFFVASSKSGVPLKESVYVGDDPIIDFLAAKNAGIDFILIDLDQLQADFEGNKARSYGELFNLLTRDSIQS, from the coding sequence ATGAACTTGAGCTATCGCATGGTTTACTTCGATTTGGATGGCACACTGTTGGACTTTGCTCGATCAGAGAGAGAAGCTTTGACAGCTGTTTTCTCTACACATGGAGCGTTTCTGACTGAGAAAGAGATTGAAACTTATGTAGAGATAAACAAAAAATGGTGGAGATTTTTCTCTGAAGGTCGTTTTTCAAAAGAGGAAATAGTTGTGGCGAGGTTCAAAGAATTCATTTCTCTGTTGGGAAGATCTGATCTCGATGCACAGGAAATTTCGTGGCAATATCTGAGAAAATTGTCTCAAACCGCTCATTTCTTACCGGGAGCAGAAACGTTCTTGGAGAGGATGAAAGCATCCGGATTCAGAATGGCTGTGCTCACCAACGGGGTTCAAATGGTGCAAGAAAATAGAGCCAAGCTTTTAAAACTCGAAAGATTCTTCGAATTTATACTCACTTCAGAAGTTGCTGGTAAGCCAAAACCTGATCCGACGATGTTTTTCGTAGCATCCTCAAAGAGTGGGGTACCCTTGAAAGAGTCAGTTTACGTTGGAGACGATCCAATCATAGATTTTCTTGCCGCAAAGAATGCGGGAATAGATTTCATACTGATCGATCTAGATCAACTTCAAGCAGACTTTGAGGGTAACAAAGCTAGGTCTTACGGAGAACTCTTCAATTTATTGACGCGAGATTCTATCCAATCGTAG
- a CDS encoding BMP family ABC transporter substrate-binding protein has protein sequence MKRFLILALVLMVLLSFAKPLKVVLLLNGALGDKSFFDSAGRGIQMAIKELGVQGKIIEAGYNPANWRPYLEDISDEDYDIIIVGTWQMQEILEEIAPMHPEKKYFIFDTSVNYKKPGLKNVYSILYKQNEGSFLVGALAALITTSGMPKTNPEPIIGFLGGMDIPVINDFLVGYIEGAKYVNPNIKVLISYVGSFNDPAKGKELSLAMYRQGADIIFNVAGNTGIGLLEAAKEADRWAIGVDSDQALIYEDIDKEIAKRIVTSMMKNVDVSIFRGLKLHLEGKLKYGQAEALGIAEGGVGVADNKYYRELVPEQFRNRIKELEQKILKGEIKVSTVFGMPQEQLDKLRQSVKP, from the coding sequence ATGAAAAGATTCTTGATCCTTGCGCTGGTGTTGATGGTCTTACTGAGCTTTGCAAAGCCGTTGAAGGTGGTACTTTTGTTGAACGGCGCTCTCGGAGACAAGTCTTTCTTTGATTCGGCAGGGAGAGGCATCCAAATGGCCATCAAGGAGCTGGGAGTTCAAGGTAAGATAATCGAAGCAGGTTACAATCCGGCAAACTGGAGGCCATATTTGGAAGACATTTCAGATGAAGATTATGACATCATCATCGTCGGAACTTGGCAGATGCAAGAGATCTTAGAAGAGATCGCCCCAATGCATCCTGAGAAGAAGTATTTCATCTTCGACACATCGGTAAATTACAAGAAACCCGGTCTGAAGAATGTCTATTCTATTCTCTACAAACAAAACGAAGGTTCTTTCCTAGTTGGCGCTCTTGCGGCTTTGATCACCACATCTGGTATGCCAAAAACCAACCCTGAGCCCATCATAGGATTCCTCGGGGGAATGGATATACCCGTCATCAACGACTTCTTGGTGGGTTACATTGAAGGTGCGAAATACGTCAATCCGAACATCAAGGTCCTGATCTCATACGTCGGTAGCTTCAACGACCCGGCGAAAGGTAAAGAACTCAGCTTAGCCATGTACCGACAAGGTGCAGACATCATTTTCAACGTGGCAGGTAACACTGGTATTGGCCTACTGGAGGCAGCGAAAGAAGCTGATAGATGGGCAATCGGTGTTGATTCCGATCAGGCGCTGATCTACGAAGACATCGATAAAGAAATCGCTAAACGCATCGTAACTTCCATGATGAAAAACGTGGATGTATCGATCTTCCGTGGTTTGAAACTCCATTTGGAAGGCAAGTTAAAATACGGTCAAGCGGAAGCGCTCGGAATAGCTGAAGGAGGAGTGGGTGTAGCTGATAACAAATATTACAGAGAACTCGTACCGGAACAGTTCAGAAACAGAATAAAAGAACTTGAACAAAAGATACTCAAAGGTGAAATCAAAGTCAGCACGGTCTTCGGCATGCCTCAAGAACAGCTCGACAAGCTGAGACAGAGTGTCAAACCGTGA
- a CDS encoding ABC transporter permease: MKAKIAWLEFLRFALSILIALFIGYVFLLFGTKNPSEAFKWFLYGPISTQRRFVEFLNNAVPLMFTGLSLCLVFQAKIFNIGAEGQFFFGAFGAMLIALTFPAISWIHLLLTLLGAALFGAAWAFVPAWLKTRWKASELVSSLMMNYISYLLVLFLVNNYFRDKAAGALVSYRFPQTAWLATLTRFRLNSGLFVAVGVVIVIGLLVYRTKFGYEIRAMGANKKFAFYSGINVSHVMFWVQILAGAIAGLAGGIEISAMYRRFVWQSFPGYGFDGIVVAIIARNNPFLVIPSAFFIAYLRVGANIMGRLTGIAPEVVIVLQSIMILLITAEALLAKFKQRIIEREAMKE; this comes from the coding sequence ATGAAGGCAAAGATCGCATGGCTCGAATTTCTTCGATTCGCTCTCAGTATTCTGATCGCTCTGTTCATAGGTTATGTGTTCCTTCTGTTTGGTACTAAAAATCCTTCGGAGGCTTTCAAATGGTTCCTTTATGGCCCGATATCCACACAGAGAAGGTTCGTCGAGTTTTTGAACAACGCTGTTCCACTGATGTTCACAGGCCTTTCGCTCTGCCTTGTGTTCCAAGCGAAAATATTCAACATAGGAGCTGAAGGGCAATTCTTCTTTGGAGCCTTCGGTGCGATGTTGATCGCACTCACATTTCCAGCCATTTCCTGGATACATCTTTTACTGACACTCCTTGGTGCGGCGTTGTTTGGCGCCGCCTGGGCTTTTGTGCCAGCTTGGTTGAAAACTCGATGGAAAGCGAGCGAGCTCGTTTCTTCGCTCATGATGAACTACATATCGTATCTGCTCGTTCTGTTTTTGGTCAACAACTATTTCAGAGACAAAGCTGCGGGTGCGTTGGTTTCCTACAGATTCCCACAAACCGCGTGGTTAGCAACTTTAACGCGCTTTAGACTCAATTCAGGCTTGTTCGTGGCGGTCGGCGTGGTCATAGTGATCGGGTTACTCGTGTATCGCACGAAGTTCGGTTACGAAATAAGGGCAATGGGTGCCAACAAAAAGTTCGCTTTCTATTCGGGTATAAACGTCTCACACGTTATGTTCTGGGTGCAAATCCTTGCTGGTGCCATCGCTGGACTCGCTGGCGGTATCGAGATTTCAGCGATGTACAGGCGGTTCGTGTGGCAATCGTTTCCTGGCTATGGTTTCGATGGAATAGTGGTGGCGATCATCGCGCGTAACAATCCATTTTTGGTGATACCAAGTGCATTTTTCATCGCTTATCTGAGAGTCGGTGCGAACATCATGGGTAGACTCACTGGGATAGCTCCAGAAGTCGTCATCGTTCTACAGAGCATCATGATCTTGCTCATCACCGCTGAGGCGTTGCTTGCTAAATTCAAACAGAGAATCATCGAGAGAGAGGCGATGAAAGAATGA
- a CDS encoding ABC transporter ATP-binding protein — MKAIEAINITKIYPNGVVANKEVNFSADIGEIHAVVGENGAGKTTLMKILFGMEKPTTGQIRVFGKTVHLSSPKEAISLGIGMVHQHFMLVPSFTVAQNIMLGIEPRKGLSVDIKEMERRISELAKQLNFELPLREKVLDLPVGVKQRVEIMKALIRGAKILILDEPSSVLTPQEVQELFVVLKNLVRNGITVIFITHKLNEVKQISDRITIMRNGTVVGTYRNQDLSETDIVELMIGRKFEYDIKRTFREPGEAVMTVRNLNYFREDGAHILKNINFELRSGEILAIAGLEGNGQKELVEIITGLREKATGEIIVSGRNVLGVKPWKLRKLGISHIPEDRVEVGSALDLTVAENLISDRYSQEPFSKGLIYRTKVVLNHAQNLIKGFTIRAKSPTTLMRMLSGGNMQKVVVAREMTNEPKIIIANQPTHGIDVASSEFVRKKLLQMRDEGKAVLLVSTDLQEVLQIADRIIVMYKGEIVASFRNDGLTETDIGYYMLGVRRQSEAQIRELAGG; from the coding sequence GTGAAAGCGATTGAAGCTATCAACATTACGAAGATCTATCCCAACGGTGTCGTTGCGAACAAAGAAGTGAATTTTTCGGCGGATATCGGTGAAATACACGCCGTGGTTGGAGAAAACGGAGCAGGTAAAACTACGTTGATGAAGATTTTGTTTGGCATGGAAAAACCAACCACTGGACAAATCAGAGTTTTTGGGAAAACTGTGCATCTGAGTTCACCGAAAGAAGCTATATCGCTCGGCATCGGCATGGTGCATCAACATTTCATGTTGGTACCTTCCTTCACAGTCGCTCAAAACATCATGTTGGGTATCGAACCCCGCAAAGGTCTGAGTGTGGACATCAAAGAAATGGAACGCCGCATAAGTGAACTTGCAAAGCAATTGAACTTCGAGCTACCACTTAGAGAAAAGGTGTTGGATCTCCCGGTGGGTGTGAAGCAACGTGTGGAGATCATGAAAGCGCTCATAAGGGGTGCGAAGATACTCATACTCGACGAACCGTCATCTGTATTGACACCACAGGAAGTCCAAGAACTGTTCGTCGTACTGAAAAATTTGGTTAGGAACGGAATAACTGTGATATTCATCACCCACAAATTGAACGAAGTGAAGCAGATATCCGACAGAATAACGATAATGCGCAACGGTACAGTTGTCGGTACTTACAGAAATCAGGATCTGAGCGAAACAGATATCGTTGAACTCATGATAGGTAGAAAGTTTGAATACGATATAAAAAGGACATTCCGTGAGCCCGGAGAAGCGGTCATGACCGTGAGGAATTTGAATTACTTCAGAGAAGATGGAGCACACATACTCAAGAACATCAATTTTGAGCTGAGATCAGGCGAAATACTCGCTATAGCTGGTTTGGAAGGAAACGGTCAAAAGGAGCTCGTTGAGATAATAACGGGCCTTAGAGAAAAAGCAACTGGCGAGATCATCGTGAGTGGAAGAAACGTCCTCGGAGTCAAACCGTGGAAATTGAGAAAGCTCGGCATCTCACACATACCCGAAGATAGAGTTGAAGTTGGTAGCGCCCTCGATCTAACTGTGGCAGAGAATTTGATTTCAGATAGATACTCGCAGGAACCTTTCAGCAAGGGTTTGATCTATAGAACGAAAGTTGTTTTGAACCATGCACAAAATCTCATCAAAGGGTTCACCATCAGAGCGAAGAGTCCCACAACTTTGATGCGAATGCTTTCCGGTGGAAACATGCAAAAGGTCGTCGTCGCACGTGAGATGACGAATGAACCAAAGATAATAATTGCCAACCAACCCACCCATGGAATAGACGTTGCCTCGAGCGAGTTCGTAAGGAAGAAGCTTTTACAGATGCGTGATGAAGGAAAAGCCGTTTTGTTAGTTTCAACGGATCTACAGGAAGTTCTCCAGATCGCTGACAGAATCATAGTCATGTACAAAGGAGAGATCGTGGCGAGTTTCAGAAACGATGGACTCACTGAAACCGATATAGGTTATTACATGCTCGGTGTCAGAAGACAGTCAGAAGCGCAGATAAGGGAGTTGGCCGGTGGATGA
- a CDS encoding M3 family oligoendopeptidase, giving the protein MKFSQIVYQRPDFEKLEQQFMESLEKLTTAKNLSQAVESIKFINNIRKSFISAMSVATIRYCMDTRDEFYSKEREFYNEAAPRAEALLFRFYEALIKSSLRDQLERIFGTRLFNIAEMTIKTFVPEILEDLIEENKLSNDYAKLISSAKIQFDGRQLTLPQLKAFEMSPERDVRKRACEARYQFFAQNERQLDEIYDQLVKVRHRIATKLGFKSFVPVAYLRMKRSDYSPQDVKSLRDVVQRHVVPLIQNLRNQQRKILQIDELKYYDRPILLRDGNPRPQGDLHEIVKSAKTMYEQMSKHTKEFFDYMLDNGLMDLESREGKYPGGFCDFIPDHGMPFIFANFNGTAHDVDVLTHEAGHAFQVYRSRHFEVPEYYWPTAEACEIHSMGMEFFAWPWLELFYKERAEEARLVHAWGGLNFIAYGVSVDEFQHVVYEDPSLTPEERRKVWRQIEMKYMPEIDYEGNRYLESGGFWQQQAHIYESPFYYIDYVIAQLCAMQFLQKFFQDRVTAFDRYLKLCDLGGSLSFYQLLKAADLGSPFNEEVVKSTVKWLYDWIESRVNKLKSSP; this is encoded by the coding sequence GTGAAGTTCTCACAAATTGTATATCAAAGACCAGACTTTGAAAAACTCGAGCAACAGTTCATGGAATCTTTGGAGAAACTGACCACAGCGAAGAATTTGTCTCAAGCAGTGGAGTCCATTAAGTTCATCAACAACATTAGGAAAAGTTTTATCTCAGCTATGAGTGTGGCAACCATTCGTTACTGCATGGACACGAGGGACGAGTTCTACTCGAAAGAACGAGAATTCTACAACGAGGCCGCTCCTAGAGCGGAAGCGTTACTCTTTCGTTTCTATGAAGCTTTGATCAAATCTAGCCTGAGAGACCAACTCGAGAGAATCTTTGGAACACGGCTTTTCAACATCGCTGAAATGACCATCAAAACCTTTGTACCGGAAATACTTGAAGACCTGATAGAAGAAAACAAACTGTCCAACGATTACGCTAAGCTCATATCCTCAGCCAAAATTCAGTTCGATGGCCGTCAGCTCACTTTACCCCAGCTCAAGGCGTTCGAGATGTCACCCGAAAGAGATGTTCGTAAACGCGCATGTGAAGCAAGATATCAGTTTTTCGCACAGAACGAGAGACAACTGGATGAGATCTACGATCAACTTGTGAAGGTTAGGCACCGAATCGCCACCAAGCTTGGTTTCAAATCCTTCGTACCAGTTGCATACCTTCGGATGAAGAGATCCGATTATTCACCACAGGATGTTAAATCGCTCAGAGACGTTGTTCAAAGGCACGTTGTACCGTTGATTCAAAATTTGAGGAACCAGCAACGAAAAATCCTTCAGATCGATGAATTGAAGTACTACGATCGACCGATCCTTTTGAGAGATGGAAATCCACGGCCCCAAGGTGATCTCCACGAAATTGTCAAGTCAGCCAAAACTATGTACGAACAGATGTCGAAGCACACGAAAGAGTTCTTCGATTACATGTTGGACAACGGTCTGATGGATTTGGAAAGCAGAGAGGGTAAATATCCTGGAGGATTTTGCGATTTCATACCCGATCACGGTATGCCGTTCATCTTCGCCAATTTCAACGGTACCGCACACGATGTCGATGTTTTGACGCACGAGGCGGGTCATGCTTTTCAAGTGTACAGGAGCCGGCACTTTGAAGTACCCGAATACTACTGGCCCACTGCCGAGGCTTGTGAGATTCATTCTATGGGCATGGAGTTTTTCGCCTGGCCATGGTTAGAACTTTTCTACAAAGAACGTGCTGAAGAGGCCAGGCTCGTACATGCTTGGGGTGGTTTGAACTTCATAGCGTACGGCGTGAGTGTCGATGAATTTCAACACGTGGTGTATGAAGATCCGTCCCTCACTCCAGAAGAGCGAAGAAAAGTTTGGCGACAGATCGAAATGAAGTACATGCCTGAGATAGATTACGAAGGTAACCGTTATCTGGAAAGTGGAGGTTTCTGGCAGCAACAAGCCCACATATATGAAAGTCCCTTTTATTACATTGACTATGTCATCGCTCAATTGTGTGCGATGCAATTTTTACAAAAGTTCTTTCAAGATCGAGTCACTGCATTCGATAGATATTTGAAACTCTGCGATCTTGGTGGTAGTTTGTCGTTCTACCAACTGCTCAAAGCCGCTGACTTGGGTTCACCATTCAACGAAGAAGTTGTCAAATCAACTGTCAAATGGCTCTACGATTGGATAGAATCTCGCGTCAATAAATTGAAGAGTTCTCCGTAA
- a CDS encoding nucleoside phosphorylase, which translates to MILVDPRYHIRVNPEDVGEYVIVVGDRGRVERVAKYLSEPKKVGENREYLTYTGFLSGKKVSVMSTGMGAPAMAIGIEELATTNAKVVIRVGTTGAFQKHLKLGDSVIATAAVRLDGTTAQYIIPEYPAVADFSVVQSLVKAAKIVNNRYHVGVVASTDSYYGRNFDPERHSHVENLLVKAGVLAVEMEIGALYVVGRIKGLKTGAILTVREELSEDGYIQAGPKFEEGLEKSIQIAIKAIEILIEGGEW; encoded by the coding sequence ATGATCTTGGTTGATCCAAGATACCACATTCGAGTGAACCCTGAAGATGTTGGGGAATACGTAATCGTTGTCGGTGACAGAGGAAGAGTTGAGCGTGTTGCTAAGTATCTCTCAGAACCAAAAAAAGTTGGGGAGAACAGAGAGTATCTGACCTATACAGGTTTCCTCAGCGGGAAAAAAGTCAGCGTGATGTCTACGGGTATGGGTGCTCCAGCGATGGCGATAGGCATTGAAGAGCTCGCAACGACGAACGCCAAGGTTGTGATCCGTGTCGGTACCACGGGTGCTTTTCAAAAACATCTCAAACTCGGTGATAGCGTGATCGCCACAGCGGCGGTTCGGTTGGATGGAACAACGGCACAGTACATCATACCTGAATATCCTGCCGTTGCGGACTTCAGTGTGGTTCAGTCACTCGTGAAAGCCGCAAAGATTGTGAACAACCGCTATCACGTCGGTGTGGTGGCATCCACAGATTCTTATTATGGCAGAAATTTCGATCCCGAAAGGCATTCTCACGTAGAAAACTTGCTCGTCAAAGCGGGAGTCTTAGCTGTAGAGATGGAGATAGGTGCACTCTACGTGGTGGGAAGGATCAAAGGTCTAAAGACTGGTGCGATCTTAACGGTCAGAGAAGAACTCTCGGAAGATGGTTACATCCAAGCTGGTCCAAAATTCGAAGAGGGGTTGGAAAAATCAATTCAAATTGCCATAAAGGCGATAGAAATACTCATCGAGGGAGGTGAGTGGTGA